A window of Perognathus longimembris pacificus isolate PPM17 chromosome 6, ASM2315922v1, whole genome shotgun sequence contains these coding sequences:
- the LOC125353684 gene encoding PRAME family member 12-like, producing the protein MPKDQRIAADFWSLQSVLALLGFREPYTPDPHLIQHDEHQDPSSLQHLAMQSLLSSQSLAISALEDIPVVLFPLVFMEVYARSHTEALKAVVQDWPFPYLPLHDLAESPEPQTFKAVLDGLELLLAKKEHPSRWKLQVLGLQKGHSDIWTQGYPTVPQISYPDILTDKPTVSCCSGMCEQPPLVIVTDLTLKQGIHDALQSYLLQWAQERKEGVQLCSRKLLSDSFSEIQKVLQVVRLDSIQKLMVCELWNPETMKPCVPYLSLMKNHHIPSISNRLEYFCTFKSRVGSYSWKSKAYFWHLPHVQELHMEAIVFVPGNLPAIIRRLSPLRTLSLDGCLRVETDTWFLPQLPHTRQLKYLLLRHLPMNALSPEPLRVLLELVVGTLETLVLDRCVT; encoded by the coding sequence ATGCCTAAGGATCAGAGAATAGCAGCAGACTTCTGGAGCCTTCAGTCAGTGCTGGCCCTGTTGGGATTCAGAGAGCCCTACACACCTGATCCACATCTCATCCAGCATGATGAGCATCAGGACCCATCGTCACTCCAGCATCTCGCCATGCAGAGTCTTCTGAGCAGCCAGTCCCTGGCCATCTCTGCCCTGGAGGACATACCGGTGGTGCTGTTCCCTTTGGTCTTCATGGAGGTCTATGCCCGGAGCCACACAGAAGCGCTGAAGGCCGTGGTGCAGGACTGGCCCTTCCCCTACCTCCCCCTGCACGACCTGGCAGAATCACCAGAGCCACAAACCttcaaggctgtcctggatggGCTCGAGCTGCTACTTGCCAAGAAGGAGCACCCCAGTCGGTGGAAACTACAAGTGCTGGGTCTACAGAAGGGGCACTCAGACATCTGGACACAGGGCTACCCCACCGTGCCCCAAATCTCCTATCCAGACATTCTGACTGACAAGCCAACAGTAAGCTGCTGTTCTGGGATGTGTGAACAGCCGCCCTTGGTGATAGTCACGGACCTGACCCTCAAACAAGGCATCCATGATGCTCTCCAATCCTACCTGCTCCAGTGGGcccaagagaggaaagaaggagtcCAGCTGTGCTCCAGGAAGCTTCTGTCTGACTCATTCTCTGAAATCCAGAAGGTTCTGCAGGTGGTGAGGCTGGACTCCATCCAGAAACTGATGGTGTGTGAACTCTGGAATCCAGAAACCATGAAACCATGTGTTCCTTATCTGAGCCTGATGAAAAACCATCACATCCCAAGCATTTCTAATCGGCTTGAGTACTTCTGCACTTTCAAAAGCAGAGTTGGCTCCTATTCCTGGAAATCGAAGGCATATTTTTGGCATCTGCCACATGTCCAGGAACTACACATGGAAGCCATTGTTTTCGTTCCTGGAAACCTGCCTGCCATCATCAGAAGGCTGTCACCATTGAGGACCTTGTCTCTGGATGGTTGTTTACGGGTGGAAACTGACACGTGGTTTCTGCCCCAGCTCCCACACACCAGGCAGCTCAAGTACCTGCTTCTGAGGCATTTGCCCATGAATGCCCTCAGTCCTGAGCCCCTGAGAGTCCTGCTGGAGCTCGTGGTTGGTACCCTGGAGACTCTGGTCCTGGACCGCTGTGTGACATGA